A window from Dissulfurirhabdus thermomarina encodes these proteins:
- the ilvN gene encoding acetolactate synthase small subunit, with protein MKHTLSVLVENRPGALSRITGLFSGRGFNIESLAVAATLDPTLSHLTLVTTGDDFIIEQIIKQLNRLVDVYKVVDVSEGEYVSREMALVKVRAEDETRAEVLRMCDIFRCKVVDVSPKTYTVEVTGPQSKIQAVIELLKPLGIKEIARTGTIAMVREKKTV; from the coding sequence ATGAAACATACCCTCTCAGTCCTGGTCGAGAACCGACCCGGCGCCCTGTCCCGGATCACCGGGCTCTTCAGCGGCCGGGGGTTCAACATCGAGAGCCTGGCGGTGGCGGCCACCCTCGACCCCACGCTGTCGCACCTCACCCTGGTCACCACGGGGGACGACTTCATCATCGAGCAGATCATCAAGCAGCTCAACCGCCTGGTGGACGTCTACAAGGTGGTGGACGTCTCGGAGGGGGAGTACGTCTCCCGTGAGATGGCCCTCGTCAAGGTCCGGGCCGAGGACGAGACCCGGGCCGAGGTGCTTCGGATGTGCGACATCTTCCGGTGCAAGGTGGTGGATGTCAGCCCCAAGACCTACACCGTGGAGGTCACCGGGCCCCAGTCCAAGATCCAGGCTGTGATCGAGCTGCTCAAGCCCCTCGGCATCAAGGAGATCGCCCGGACGGGGACCATCGCCATGGTGCGCGAGAAGAAGACGGTCTAG
- the ilvB gene encoding biosynthetic-type acetolactate synthase large subunit, producing the protein MAKMTGAKMVVEALKREGVDVVFGFPGGAIIDVYDALDREPSIRHVLVRHEQGATHAADGYARASGKTGVCLVTSGPGATNTVTGIATAYMDSVPMVVLSGQVPTKLIGNDAFQEVDIVGITRPCTKHNYLVKSVEELPRILKEAFYIAASGRPGPVLVDLPKDVQNAKAEFDYPDTPKLRSYNPVVEPHNRQIERAYRMIEKAKRPIIYVGGGVVIANAHEELRELAEGIHAPVTMTLMGLGAFPGTHELSLGMLGMHGTYCANMAMANSDLIVAVGARFDDRVTGKVDAFAPLAKIIHIDIDPTSIQKNVKVDVPIVGDCRRALQKLVGVMKKAGRPVEAWKDQHAAWWEQIRAWEKRHPLTYKEEPGVIKPQFVIEKLYEMTRGRAIITTEVGQNQMWTAQFYKFDRPRSLLSSGGLGTMGYGLPAAIGAQMAFPDRLVVDVAGDGSIQMNIQELATAMEQRLPVKVVILNNQHLGMVRQWQELFYDRRYAATVFGVTPDFVKVAEAYGAVGLRATKPEEVEGVLKQGLETDNLVIMEFMIAKEEGVFPMVPAGKATTEMLLV; encoded by the coding sequence ATGGCAAAGATGACCGGCGCGAAAATGGTCGTGGAGGCCTTGAAGCGGGAGGGCGTGGACGTGGTCTTCGGCTTTCCCGGCGGGGCCATCATCGACGTCTACGACGCCCTGGACCGGGAGCCGTCCATCCGGCACGTCCTGGTGCGGCACGAGCAGGGCGCCACCCATGCCGCCGACGGCTACGCCCGGGCCTCCGGGAAGACCGGCGTCTGCCTCGTGACCTCGGGCCCCGGCGCCACCAACACCGTCACCGGCATCGCCACCGCCTACATGGATTCGGTCCCCATGGTGGTCTTGAGCGGCCAGGTGCCCACCAAGCTCATCGGCAACGACGCCTTCCAGGAGGTGGACATCGTCGGGATCACCCGGCCCTGCACCAAGCACAACTACCTGGTGAAGTCCGTGGAGGAGCTGCCCCGGATCCTGAAGGAGGCCTTCTACATCGCCGCCTCCGGCCGGCCGGGCCCCGTCCTGGTGGATCTCCCCAAGGACGTCCAGAACGCCAAGGCCGAGTTCGACTACCCGGACACCCCGAAGCTGCGCTCCTACAACCCGGTGGTGGAGCCCCACAACCGCCAGATCGAGCGGGCCTACCGCATGATCGAAAAGGCCAAGCGCCCCATCATCTACGTGGGGGGCGGCGTGGTCATCGCCAATGCCCACGAGGAACTCCGGGAGCTGGCCGAGGGCATCCACGCCCCGGTCACCATGACGCTCATGGGGCTGGGCGCCTTTCCCGGCACTCACGAGCTGAGCCTCGGCATGTTGGGCATGCACGGGACCTACTGCGCCAACATGGCCATGGCCAACTCCGACCTCATCGTCGCGGTGGGGGCCCGTTTCGACGACCGGGTGACGGGCAAGGTCGACGCCTTTGCGCCCCTGGCCAAGATCATCCACATCGACATCGACCCCACCTCCATCCAGAAAAACGTGAAGGTGGACGTCCCCATCGTGGGGGACTGCCGCCGGGCGCTCCAGAAGCTGGTGGGCGTCATGAAGAAGGCCGGGCGCCCCGTGGAGGCATGGAAGGACCAGCACGCCGCCTGGTGGGAGCAGATCCGCGCCTGGGAGAAGCGCCATCCCCTCACCTACAAGGAGGAGCCCGGCGTCATCAAGCCCCAGTTCGTCATCGAGAAGCTCTACGAGATGACCCGGGGGCGGGCCATCATCACCACGGAGGTGGGCCAGAACCAGATGTGGACCGCCCAGTTCTACAAGTTCGACCGCCCGCGCAGCCTCCTGAGCTCCGGCGGGCTGGGGACCATGGGCTACGGCCTCCCGGCGGCCATCGGGGCCCAGATGGCCTTCCCGGACCGCCTGGTGGTCGACGTGGCCGGGGACGGGAGCATCCAGATGAACATCCAGGAGCTGGCCACGGCCATGGAGCAGCGGCTGCCGGTGAAGGTGGTGATCCTGAACAACCAGCACCTCGGGATGGTGCGGCAGTGGCAGGAGCTCTTCTACGATCGTCGCTACGCGGCCACCGTCTTCGGCGTGACGCCGGACTTCGTCAAGGTCGCCGAGGCATACGGGGCCGTCGGCCTGCGGGCCACCAAGCCCGAGGAGGTGGAGGGTGTCCTCAAGCAGGGCCTCGAGACCGACAACCTGGTCATCATGGAGTTCATGATCGCCAAGGAAGAGGGCGTCTTCCCCATGGTGCCCGCCGGGAAGGCCACCACGGAGATGCTGTTGGTATAA
- a CDS encoding chloride channel protein yields MPVASDIATSPIKRAGKWFLYCIATGLLAGAAAVVFHWLMHVGHHFFLDWWAGFRPSHPAGDPPLFGHSHTPLSELRLWLLPAAGGLLTGLLVAVLSPEAAGHGTDSAIFAYHHREGVIPLRVPLVKTFASFLTLGTGGSGGSEGPICQIGAGFGSVLAQRLGLSRRAVRILMAAGMGAGIGSIFRAPMTGALFAAEILYREPEFEAEVIIPAAIASIVAYSLFCSVYGWGSLFRAEDFRFTNALALGPYAVLSLAVAVAVFLFVRVFWGTHDFFERLPWPAWIKPAVGGLLTGTLALAVPQVLGFSYGFIQEGLYNQVPAALFLLVGLAKILATSFSIGSGGSGGVFGPSVVIGGCVGGAVGQVFHHLLPGIVPDPAPFVIVGMAGFFAGSSKVPVTAVIVVSEITGSYHLLLPSLLVCSLSYFLCRPWNLYRAQVQNRVSSPAHRGDFFTDVLEDIRVRDIFNPDKVVAIIPEDMSFNQFRLFFGRTDQHYFPVVDSFGRLTGIFSINDVRHSLFDEGLGGLVVMRDIARRDIITTTPSEDINTLLRKFTLRNIDQIPVVADDDPTRFLGMVSRREAIALYNQAVQQIKDAAAKEGEEAAPPF; encoded by the coding sequence ATGCCTGTTGCGTCCGACATCGCCACCAGCCCGATCAAACGCGCGGGCAAGTGGTTCCTCTACTGCATCGCCACGGGCCTCTTGGCCGGGGCCGCCGCCGTGGTCTTCCACTGGCTGATGCACGTGGGCCACCACTTCTTCCTCGACTGGTGGGCGGGGTTCCGGCCCTCGCACCCGGCCGGCGACCCGCCGCTGTTCGGCCACAGCCACACGCCGCTGTCCGAGCTCCGCCTCTGGCTGCTTCCGGCGGCGGGCGGCCTGCTCACGGGCCTCCTGGTGGCGGTGCTCAGCCCAGAGGCCGCCGGGCACGGGACGGATTCCGCCATCTTCGCCTACCACCACCGGGAAGGCGTCATCCCCCTCCGGGTGCCGCTGGTGAAGACCTTCGCCTCGTTCCTGACCCTCGGCACCGGGGGCTCCGGCGGCAGCGAGGGCCCCATCTGCCAGATCGGGGCCGGTTTCGGCTCGGTGCTCGCCCAGCGGCTCGGTCTCTCCCGGCGGGCCGTCCGGATCCTCATGGCGGCGGGCATGGGCGCCGGGATCGGGAGCATCTTCCGGGCCCCTATGACCGGCGCCCTCTTCGCCGCCGAGATCCTCTACCGGGAGCCGGAATTCGAGGCCGAGGTCATCATTCCCGCGGCCATCGCCTCCATCGTGGCCTATTCCCTCTTCTGCTCCGTCTACGGGTGGGGATCGCTCTTCCGGGCCGAGGACTTCCGCTTCACCAACGCCCTGGCCCTCGGGCCCTACGCCGTGCTCTCCCTCGCCGTGGCGGTGGCCGTCTTCCTCTTCGTGCGCGTCTTCTGGGGAACCCACGACTTCTTCGAGCGCCTGCCCTGGCCCGCCTGGATCAAGCCCGCCGTGGGCGGCCTGCTCACGGGAACCCTGGCGCTGGCGGTCCCCCAGGTCCTCGGCTTCAGCTACGGGTTCATCCAGGAGGGCCTCTACAACCAGGTACCGGCCGCCCTCTTCCTCCTGGTGGGCCTCGCCAAGATCCTCGCCACCTCCTTCTCCATCGGTTCCGGGGGAAGCGGCGGCGTCTTCGGCCCTTCCGTGGTGATCGGCGGCTGCGTGGGCGGCGCGGTGGGCCAGGTCTTCCACCACCTCCTGCCCGGCATCGTCCCGGACCCCGCCCCCTTCGTCATCGTCGGCATGGCGGGATTCTTCGCCGGGAGCTCCAAGGTCCCCGTCACCGCGGTGATCGTGGTAAGCGAGATCACCGGATCTTACCACCTGCTGTTGCCGAGCCTCCTCGTCTGCAGCCTGAGCTACTTTCTCTGCCGCCCCTGGAACCTCTACCGCGCCCAGGTCCAGAACCGGGTCTCGTCCCCCGCCCACCGGGGGGATTTCTTCACCGACGTCCTGGAGGACATCCGCGTCCGGGACATCTTCAACCCCGACAAGGTGGTGGCCATCATCCCGGAAGACATGAGCTTCAACCAGTTCCGGCTCTTCTTCGGGCGCACGGACCAGCACTACTTCCCGGTGGTGGACAGCTTCGGCCGGTTGACGGGCATCTTCTCCATCAACGACGTCCGCCACAGCCTCTTCGACGAGGGCCTCGGCGGCCTGGTGGTCATGCGGGACATCGCCCGGCGGGACATCATCACCACCACGCCCTCCGAGGACATCAACACGCTGCTGCGCAAGTTCACCCTGCGCAACATCGACCAGATCCCCGTGGTGGCCGACGACGACCCCACCCGGTTCCTCGGGATGGTCAGCCGCCGCGAGGCCATCGCCCTGTACAACCAGGCGGTGCAACAGATCAAGGACGCGGCCGCGAAAGAAGGCGAGGAGGCCGCCCCCCCCTTCTGA
- the rplQ gene encoding 50S ribosomal protein L17 has product MRHRRRTRRLGRSMAHREAMLRNMVTSLLEHGRVVTTVTRAKELRRVADRMVTLAKDGGLHARRQAQAVVRDKDVVARLFGEWRQQMADRSGGYTRVIRLGPRRGDAAMTAVVEMVTEPLEKPTKKKARSKKGGGGQRARKAAVEAAAPVEGESSSPEAAAPAEEATAPEAEAPAKEDTPPEEPAE; this is encoded by the coding sequence ATGAGACACCGAAGGCGAACACGACGGCTGGGCCGCAGCATGGCCCACCGGGAGGCCATGTTGCGGAACATGGTGACTTCCCTCTTGGAACACGGGCGGGTGGTGACCACGGTCACCCGGGCGAAGGAGCTGCGGCGCGTGGCCGACCGGATGGTGACCTTGGCAAAGGACGGCGGGCTCCATGCCCGGCGCCAGGCCCAGGCGGTGGTCCGGGACAAGGACGTGGTGGCCCGGCTCTTCGGCGAATGGCGGCAGCAGATGGCCGACCGCAGCGGCGGCTACACCCGGGTCATCCGTCTCGGCCCCCGGCGGGGGGATGCCGCCATGACCGCCGTGGTGGAGATGGTCACGGAGCCCCTCGAGAAACCGACGAAAAAGAAGGCCCGTTCCAAGAAGGGCGGGGGCGGACAGCGGGCCCGAAAGGCGGCCGTCGAGGCCGCGGCCCCGGTGGAGGGCGAGTCTTCTTCCCCCGAGGCGGCAGCGCCTGCAGAGGAGGCCACGGCGCCCGAGGCAGAAGCTCCGGCAAAGGAGGACACCCCCCCGGAGGAGCCGGCCGAGTAG
- a CDS encoding DNA-directed RNA polymerase subunit alpha yields MAEQTPYYRNWRELIRPNRLEIDKETRTSSYGKFVCEPLERGFGMTLGTALRRVLLSSLQGAAIVSVKIDGVLHELTSVPGVIEDVTDIVLNLKGVRLKLFQDEPRPLRLEKKGEGPVTAGDIVAPEGGVEILNKDHHIATLGPEGELRMEMVAQWGKGYEPAERHKDPDAPIGTLAIDALYSPIEKVNFVVSRARVGQITDYDKLTLEVWTDESVTPEDAVAYAAKILKEQLTVFINFDEAEEPAEAEGPAEEVPEEYLNRTVDELELSVRSANCLKNANINYIGELIQKTEQEMLKTKNFGRKSLAEIRTMLDGMGLRLGMKVEGWTPPSPPEGETVEEAAEEGSAS; encoded by the coding sequence ATGGCGGAACAGACACCATACTATCGGAACTGGCGGGAACTCATCCGGCCGAATCGACTCGAGATCGACAAGGAGACCCGGACGTCTTCCTACGGGAAGTTCGTCTGCGAACCCTTGGAGCGCGGCTTCGGCATGACCCTCGGCACCGCCCTGCGGCGTGTCCTGCTTTCGTCCCTCCAGGGGGCGGCCATCGTCTCGGTCAAGATCGATGGAGTGCTCCACGAGTTGACCAGCGTCCCCGGCGTCATCGAGGACGTGACGGACATCGTCCTGAACCTCAAGGGCGTCCGTCTGAAGCTCTTCCAGGACGAGCCCCGGCCCCTCCGCCTCGAGAAGAAGGGCGAGGGCCCCGTGACCGCCGGTGACATCGTGGCGCCGGAGGGAGGGGTCGAGATCCTGAACAAGGATCACCACATCGCCACCCTCGGGCCCGAGGGGGAACTCCGGATGGAGATGGTGGCTCAGTGGGGCAAGGGGTACGAACCGGCCGAGCGCCACAAGGACCCCGATGCCCCCATCGGCACCCTGGCCATCGACGCCCTCTACTCGCCCATCGAGAAGGTGAACTTCGTGGTCTCCCGGGCCCGCGTGGGCCAGATCACCGACTACGACAAGCTCACCTTGGAGGTTTGGACCGACGAGAGCGTGACTCCCGAGGATGCCGTGGCCTACGCCGCCAAGATTTTGAAGGAGCAGCTCACCGTCTTCATCAACTTCGACGAGGCGGAGGAGCCCGCGGAGGCGGAAGGCCCGGCCGAGGAGGTCCCGGAGGAGTACCTCAACCGGACCGTGGACGAGCTGGAGCTCTCCGTCCGGTCCGCCAACTGCCTGAAAAACGCCAACATCAATTACATCGGCGAGCTCATCCAGAAGACCGAGCAGGAGATGCTCAAGACCAAGAACTTCGGCCGGAAGTCCCTCGCCGAGATCCGGACCATGCTGGACGGGATGGGCCTGCGACTCGGGATGAAGGTCGAGGGATGGACGCCCCCGTCTCCCCCCGAGGGCGAGACGGTGGAGGAGGCCGCTGAGGAAGGATCCGCGTCATGA